In Massilia antarctica, the following are encoded in one genomic region:
- a CDS encoding histidine triad nucleotide-binding protein: MTDCLFCKIAAKQIPSSIVYEDEELLAFKDIHPAAPVHLLVIPKLHVATLSECNETHVALLGKMLALAPKLAREHGCEVSYDLDGKPGGGYKTLINSGPDGGQEVYHLHLHMYGGPRPWPGQR, translated from the coding sequence ATGACCGACTGCCTGTTTTGCAAAATCGCTGCCAAGCAAATTCCTTCGAGCATAGTCTATGAAGATGAAGAGTTGCTGGCATTCAAGGATATCCATCCGGCCGCGCCGGTGCATCTGCTGGTCATTCCCAAGCTGCACGTGGCAACTTTGTCCGAGTGCAACGAAACCCATGTCGCGCTGCTCGGCAAGATGCTGGCGCTGGCGCCCAAGCTGGCCAGGGAGCATGGCTGCGAAGTGAGCTACGACCTCGACGGCAAGCCGGGCGGCGGCTACAAGACCCTCATCAACAGCGGTCCGGACGGCGGCCAGGAGGTCTACCACCTGCACCTGCACATGTACGGCGGTCCGCGCCCGTGGCCGGGCCAGCGCTGA
- a CDS encoding phosphoribosyl-ATP diphosphatase: MSQTLARVAQTIEARKLENGGDPATSYVSRLFSKGDDAILKKIGEEATELVMAAKDARVDGDSAKVLYECADLWFHSLVLLARFDLSPQQVLDELARREGLSGLAEKAARPG; this comes from the coding sequence ATGAGCCAGACCCTCGCCCGCGTGGCGCAAACGATCGAAGCGCGCAAGCTGGAAAACGGGGGCGATCCTGCCACGTCTTACGTCTCGCGCCTGTTTTCCAAGGGCGACGATGCGATCCTCAAGAAAATCGGCGAGGAAGCCACCGAGCTGGTGATGGCCGCCAAGGATGCGCGGGTCGATGGCGATAGCGCCAAGGTGCTGTACGAATGCGCCGATCTGTGGTTCCATTCGCTGGTGCTGCTGGCCAGGTTCGACCTGTCCCCGCAGCAGGTGCTCGATGAACTGGCGCGCCGCGAAGGCTTGTCCGGCCTCGCCGAAAAAGCCGCCCGCCCGGGCTGA
- the hisI gene encoding phosphoribosyl-AMP cyclohydrolase — MPAVTSSAANFSWLKKVKWDENGLVPVIAQEAGSNDVLMFAWMNRDALARTVELGEAVYWSRSRKKLWHKGEESGHIQKVREIRLDCDEDVILLKIEQVGAIACHTGRHSCFFQKFDGDAKSGDWQVADPVLQDPETIYTNPKKNTP; from the coding sequence ATGCCTGCCGTAACAAGTAGTGCGGCCAATTTCAGCTGGCTGAAAAAGGTCAAGTGGGACGAGAACGGCCTGGTGCCGGTGATCGCCCAGGAAGCCGGTTCGAACGATGTGCTGATGTTCGCCTGGATGAACCGCGACGCGCTGGCGCGCACGGTGGAACTGGGCGAGGCGGTGTACTGGAGCCGTTCGCGCAAGAAGCTGTGGCACAAGGGCGAAGAGTCGGGCCACATCCAGAAGGTGCGCGAAATCCGCCTCGACTGCGACGAAGACGTGATCCTGCTCAAGATCGAGCAGGTCGGCGCCATCGCCTGCCATACCGGGCGCCATTCCTGCTTCTTCCAGAAGTTCGACGGCGACGCCAAAAGCGGCGACTGGCAGGTCGCCGATCCGGTGCTGCAAGACCCGGAAACGATTTACACCAATCCCAAGAAGAACACACCATGA
- the hisF gene encoding imidazole glycerol phosphate synthase subunit HisF: MLAKRIIPCLDVTGGRVVKGVNFTELRDAGDPVEIARRYDEQGADEITFLDITASSDERDLILHIIEAVASTVFIPLTVGGGVRKVEDVRRLLNAGADKVSMNSSAVTNPDLVFEASQKHGAQCIVVAIDAKQTAPGKWEVFTHGGRRATGLDAVAWAINMERLGAGEILLTSMDRDGTKSGFDLGLTAAVSNAIGIPVIASGGVGGLQDLADGIKIGKADAVLAASIFHYGQHTVGEAKRFMAAQGIPMRLE, encoded by the coding sequence ATGCTCGCAAAACGCATCATTCCCTGCCTCGACGTGACCGGCGGGCGCGTCGTCAAGGGCGTCAATTTCACCGAGCTGCGCGACGCCGGCGACCCGGTCGAAATCGCGCGCCGCTACGATGAGCAGGGCGCCGACGAGATCACTTTCCTCGACATCACGGCTTCCTCCGACGAGCGCGACCTGATTTTGCATATCATCGAAGCGGTGGCCTCCACCGTGTTCATTCCGCTCACCGTCGGTGGCGGCGTGCGCAAGGTCGAGGACGTGCGGCGCCTGCTCAATGCCGGCGCCGACAAGGTCAGCATGAATTCCTCGGCCGTGACCAATCCCGACCTGGTGTTCGAGGCTTCGCAAAAGCACGGCGCGCAATGCATCGTGGTGGCCATCGACGCCAAGCAGACCGCGCCCGGCAAGTGGGAAGTGTTCACCCACGGCGGACGGCGTGCCACCGGCCTCGATGCGGTCGCATGGGCGATCAACATGGAGCGCCTGGGCGCCGGCGAGATTCTCCTCACCAGCATGGACCGCGACGGCACCAAGTCCGGGTTCGACCTGGGACTGACGGCCGCCGTGTCGAACGCGATCGGCATTCCCGTGATTGCATCCGGCGGCGTGGGCGGCCTGCAGGACCTGGCCGACGGCATCAAGATCGGCAAGGCCGATGCGGTCCTGGCAGCCAGTATTTTTCACTATGGGCAGCACACGGTCGGCGAAGCCAAGCGCTTCATGGCCGCGCAGGGCATTCCCATGCGTTTGGAGTAG
- the hisA gene encoding 1-(5-phosphoribosyl)-5-[(5-phosphoribosylamino)methylideneamino]imidazole-4-carboxamide isomerase gives MLLIPAIDLKDGHCVRLKQGDMELATVFSEDPAEMALHWLKQGARRLHLVDLNGAFAGKPKNEAAVKSILQVVQEFAVDNDIDEIPVQLGGGIRDLDTIERYLDDGITYIIVGTAAVKNPGFLHDACGAFPGHIIVGLDAKDGKVATDGWSKMSGHEVIDLATKFEAYGVEAIIYTDIGRDGMMGGINIEATVKLAQAVRIPIIASGGLHNLGDVEALCAVQEEGIEGVICGRSIYEGTINLAQAQLRADELTEGDPA, from the coding sequence ATGCTGCTCATTCCTGCCATCGACCTGAAAGACGGTCACTGCGTTCGCCTCAAACAGGGCGATATGGAACTTGCCACCGTCTTCTCCGAAGACCCCGCCGAAATGGCGCTGCACTGGCTCAAGCAGGGCGCGCGCCGCCTGCACCTGGTGGACTTGAACGGCGCCTTTGCCGGCAAGCCGAAAAACGAAGCCGCCGTCAAATCCATCCTGCAGGTGGTGCAGGAATTCGCCGTCGATAACGATATCGACGAGATCCCCGTCCAGCTGGGCGGCGGCATCCGCGATCTCGACACCATCGAGCGCTATCTCGACGACGGCATCACCTACATCATCGTCGGCACCGCCGCCGTGAAAAATCCCGGCTTCCTGCACGATGCCTGCGGCGCCTTCCCCGGCCACATCATCGTCGGCCTGGATGCCAAGGATGGCAAGGTCGCCACCGATGGCTGGAGCAAGATGAGCGGCCACGAAGTGATCGACCTGGCCACCAAGTTCGAAGCCTACGGCGTCGAAGCGATCATCTACACCGACATCGGCCGCGACGGCATGATGGGCGGTATCAACATCGAAGCGACCGTCAAGCTGGCCCAGGCCGTGCGCATTCCGATCATCGCTTCCGGCGGCCTGCACAACCTGGGCGACGTCGAAGCCCTGTGCGCGGTGCAGGAAGAGGGCATCGAGGGCGTGATCTGCGGCCGTTCGATCTACGAGGGCACGATCAACCTGGCCCAGGCCCAGTTGCGCGCCGATGAACTTACCGAAGGCGATCCGGCGTAA
- the hisH gene encoding imidazole glycerol phosphate synthase subunit HisH → MNKIVVVDYGMGNLRSVAQALRAIAPEAEVLISGDVADIDSADRIVLPGQGAMRDCMASLRQSGVEEALLRAAKTRPVMGVCVGEQMLFDVSEEADTPGLGLLPGKVVRFQLDGRLQPDGSRFKVPQMGWNRVKQVRQHPLWQGILDDSYFYFVHSYYVQPDDTSLTAGETDYGAPFCCAVARDNIFATQFHPEKSAGAGLQLYKNFVHWNP, encoded by the coding sequence ATGAATAAAATTGTTGTGGTTGACTACGGCATGGGCAATCTGCGCTCGGTGGCGCAAGCCCTGCGCGCGATCGCTCCCGAAGCCGAAGTACTCATTTCCGGCGACGTCGCCGATATCGATTCGGCCGACCGGATCGTCCTGCCCGGCCAGGGCGCCATGCGCGACTGCATGGCCAGCCTGCGCCAGTCCGGCGTCGAGGAAGCCCTGCTGCGCGCCGCCAAGACCCGTCCCGTGATGGGTGTGTGCGTCGGCGAACAGATGCTGTTCGACGTGAGCGAGGAAGCCGACACCCCCGGCCTGGGCCTGTTGCCCGGCAAAGTGGTGCGCTTCCAGCTCGATGGCCGCCTGCAGCCGGACGGCTCGCGCTTCAAGGTGCCGCAGATGGGCTGGAACCGCGTGAAACAAGTGCGCCAGCATCCGCTGTGGCAGGGTATCCTCGACGATAGCTACTTCTATTTCGTGCACAGCTACTATGTCCAGCCCGACGACACCAGCCTCACCGCCGGCGAAACCGATTACGGCGCGCCGTTCTGTTGCGCCGTGGCCCGCGATAATATCTTCGCGACCCAGTTCCACCCGGAGAAAAGCGCCGGCGCGGGGCTGCAGCTGTACAAGAACTTCGTTCACTGGAATCCTTGA
- the hisB gene encoding imidazoleglycerol-phosphate dehydratase HisB, with translation MTRTADITRNTNETQIRVAINLDGTGQQKLNTGVPFLDHMLDQIARHGLIDLDIECVGDLHIDAHHTVEDTGITLGMAVAKAIGDKKGIRRYGHAYVPLDEALSRVVIDFSGRPGLEMHVPWKRSMIGSFDVDLAHEFFQGFVNHALVSLHIDNLRGENAHHQCETVFKAFGRALRMAAELDARSAGTIPSTKGSL, from the coding sequence ATGACCCGCACCGCAGACATAACGCGCAACACCAACGAGACGCAAATCCGCGTCGCGATCAACCTTGATGGCACCGGCCAGCAAAAGCTCAATACGGGCGTGCCTTTTCTCGACCACATGCTCGACCAGATCGCCCGCCACGGCCTGATCGACCTCGATATCGAATGCGTGGGCGACCTGCATATCGACGCCCACCACACGGTGGAAGACACCGGCATCACGCTCGGCATGGCGGTGGCCAAGGCGATCGGCGACAAGAAGGGCATCCGCCGTTACGGCCACGCCTATGTGCCGCTGGACGAAGCGCTGTCGCGCGTGGTGATCGATTTTTCCGGCCGTCCGGGCCTGGAAATGCACGTGCCGTGGAAGCGCTCGATGATCGGCAGTTTCGATGTCGACCTGGCGCATGAATTTTTCCAGGGCTTCGTGAACCACGCGCTGGTGTCGCTGCATATCGATAACCTGCGTGGCGAGAACGCCCACCACCAGTGCGAAACCGTGTTCAAGGCCTTCGGCCGCGCGCTGCGCATGGCTGCGGAACTCGATGCGCGTTCGGCCGGGACGATTCCTTCGACCAAGGGTAGTCTGTAA
- the hisC gene encoding histidinol-phosphate transaminase has product MSFIDTLIANTIRPEIQADQAYVVPDADGYIKLDAMENPYSLPAHLREELGHRMAAAVLNRYPLPSNATLKHKICARLGVPDGYDVILGNGSDELISIMATAVSGGARRPVILAPTPGFVMFSRSAMLAGADFVGVPLCADMTLDKATMLANIAEHKPALVFLAYPNNPTGTLFDPAEMVEIIQTVGNSGIVVVDEAYGPFARTSFMERLPEFENMVVMRTVSKLGLAGIRLGYMTAAPKLLAQFEKVRPPYNINVLTQIAAEFALDHLEVLNDQASLLIAAREQLAADLAALPGVTVFPSAANFLLVRLPDVDASCARLAADKVMVKNVSKINGLGGCIRVTVSTPEENAVFLDAIKASLTSH; this is encoded by the coding sequence ATGAGTTTCATCGACACGCTGATCGCCAACACGATCCGTCCCGAGATCCAGGCCGACCAGGCCTACGTCGTCCCCGACGCCGACGGCTACATCAAACTCGACGCGATGGAGAACCCGTACTCGCTGCCTGCCCACCTGCGCGAAGAACTGGGCCATCGCATGGCCGCCGCGGTCCTGAACCGCTATCCGCTGCCTAGCAACGCCACGCTCAAACACAAGATCTGCGCGCGTCTCGGTGTCCCGGACGGCTACGACGTTATCCTCGGCAACGGCTCCGATGAACTGATCTCGATCATGGCCACCGCCGTCTCGGGCGGCGCGCGCCGTCCCGTGATCCTGGCGCCCACGCCCGGCTTCGTGATGTTCTCGCGCTCCGCCATGCTGGCCGGGGCGGACTTCGTCGGGGTGCCGCTGTGCGCCGACATGACGCTCGACAAAGCCACCATGCTCGCCAACATCGCCGAGCACAAGCCGGCCCTGGTATTCCTGGCCTACCCGAACAACCCGACCGGCACCCTGTTCGACCCGGCCGAGATGGTCGAGATCATCCAGACCGTGGGCAACAGCGGCATCGTCGTCGTCGACGAAGCCTACGGCCCGTTCGCGCGCACCTCCTTCATGGAGCGCCTGCCCGAGTTCGAGAACATGGTCGTCATGCGCACCGTCTCGAAACTGGGCCTGGCCGGCATCCGCCTCGGTTACATGACGGCCGCACCCAAACTCCTGGCGCAGTTCGAAAAAGTGCGCCCGCCTTACAACATCAATGTGCTCACCCAGATCGCCGCCGAATTCGCGCTCGATCACCTGGAGGTGCTGAACGACCAGGCTAGCTTGCTCATTGCCGCGCGCGAACAGCTGGCGGCCGACCTGGCCGCGCTGCCCGGCGTGACCGTCTTTCCGTCGGCCGCCAATTTCCTGCTGGTGCGTCTGCCCGATGTCGATGCGTCATGCGCACGCCTCGCCGCCGACAAGGTCATGGTTAAAAATGTGAGTAAAATAAACGGATTGGGCGGATGCATCCGCGTGACCGTGAGTACACCTGAAGAAAATGCTGTTTTCCTGGATGCCATCAAGGCATCGCTGACTTCGCACTAA
- a CDS encoding DNA-methyltransferase, which produces MSNWLNQVFCEDALAGLARIPDGSIDLILTDPPYNLGKDYGNDSDQQSVADYLAWTEQWISKALPKLKPNGSLYIFLTWRFSPEIFVMLKQRMTMMNEIIWDRRVPSMGGSVRSFSSVHDTIGFFVNRKDYYFDLDAVRIPYDAATKKARSRSIFVGAKWLEVGYNPKDLWSVSRLHKEHPERADHPTQKPLEIIERMVKASCPPDGVVMDLFMGSGTTAMAAKRCGRNFVGFELNAAYCEIIAARLASPPEQEMVRKRKPAKKTVQAENA; this is translated from the coding sequence ATGAGCAACTGGCTCAATCAGGTATTTTGCGAGGATGCTTTGGCCGGACTGGCGCGCATCCCGGACGGTTCCATCGACCTGATTCTGACCGACCCGCCGTATAACCTCGGCAAGGACTACGGCAACGACTCCGACCAGCAAAGCGTGGCCGATTACCTGGCCTGGACCGAGCAATGGATTTCGAAGGCGCTGCCCAAGCTCAAGCCCAACGGCAGCCTGTACATCTTTTTGACCTGGCGCTTTTCGCCCGAAATTTTTGTCATGCTCAAGCAGCGCATGACGATGATGAACGAGATTATCTGGGACCGCCGGGTGCCGTCGATGGGCGGCAGCGTGAGGAGTTTCAGTTCGGTGCACGACACGATCGGCTTCTTCGTCAACCGCAAGGATTACTACTTCGACCTCGATGCGGTGCGCATTCCCTACGACGCGGCGACCAAGAAGGCCCGTTCGCGCTCGATTTTCGTGGGCGCCAAGTGGCTGGAAGTGGGCTACAACCCCAAGGATTTGTGGAGCGTCTCGCGCCTGCACAAGGAACATCCGGAGCGGGCGGATCATCCGACCCAGAAGCCGCTCGAGATCATCGAGCGCATGGTCAAGGCATCGTGCCCGCCGGATGGCGTGGTGATGGATTTGTTCATGGGCAGCGGCACCACCGCCATGGCGGCCAAGCGCTGCGGGCGCAATTTTGTCGGTTTCGAACTCAATGCCGCGTACTGCGAGATTATCGCAGCGCGACTGGCGTCGCCGCCGGAGCAGGAAATGGTCCGGAAGCGCAAACCGGCCAAGAAGACTGTGCAGGCTGAAAATGCTTAG
- the hisD gene encoding histidinol dehydrogenase, whose protein sequence is MTIQIRHLDSAQPDFKQRLETLLAFEASTDEAIEKSVAAILHDVKHRGDDAVLEYTNKFDRIPGGAASMAAFDVPQAELRAALETLPAAQRTALETAAERIRVFHERQKEELRGFTYTEPDGTVLGQKITPLDRVGIYVPGGKAAYPSSVLMNAVPAKVAGVAEIIMVVPTPDGVKNQMVLAAAAIAGVTRVITIGGAQAVGALAYGTATIAPVDKIVGPGNAYVAAAKRRVFGTVGIDMIAGPSEILVLCDGSTDPDWVAMDLFSQAEHDELAQAIMLCPDAGYIAKVEASIHKLLPTMPRADTIRTSMTDRGALVKVRDMQEACDIANAIAAEHLEISAEDPQQWADRIRHAGAMFLGRFSSESLGDYCCGPNHVLPTSRTARFSSPLGVYDFQKRSSVIFVSEAGAQTLGKVAAELAYGEGLQAHARSAELRLRPAQ, encoded by the coding sequence ATGACCATTCAGATCCGCCACCTCGACTCCGCCCAGCCGGACTTCAAACAACGCCTCGAAACCCTGCTGGCCTTCGAAGCGTCCACCGATGAAGCGATTGAAAAATCGGTGGCGGCGATCCTGCATGATGTCAAACACCGGGGCGACGACGCCGTCCTCGAATACACCAACAAATTCGACCGCATTCCCGGCGGCGCCGCCAGCATGGCCGCCTTCGACGTGCCGCAAGCCGAACTGCGGGCGGCGCTGGAGACCCTGCCGGCAGCCCAGCGCACGGCCCTGGAAACGGCGGCCGAACGGATTCGCGTCTTCCACGAGCGGCAAAAGGAAGAACTGCGCGGCTTTACCTACACCGAGCCCGATGGAACGGTGCTGGGCCAGAAAATCACCCCGCTCGACCGGGTCGGCATCTACGTCCCGGGCGGCAAGGCCGCGTATCCCTCGTCGGTGCTGATGAACGCCGTGCCGGCCAAGGTGGCCGGCGTGGCCGAGATCATCATGGTGGTGCCGACACCGGACGGCGTGAAGAACCAGATGGTGCTGGCCGCCGCCGCGATTGCCGGCGTCACGCGCGTGATCACCATCGGCGGCGCCCAGGCAGTCGGCGCGCTGGCCTACGGCACCGCCACCATCGCCCCGGTCGACAAGATCGTCGGCCCGGGCAACGCCTACGTGGCCGCGGCCAAGCGGCGCGTGTTCGGCACCGTCGGCATCGACATGATCGCCGGGCCGTCCGAAATCCTGGTGCTGTGCGACGGCAGCACGGACCCGGACTGGGTCGCGATGGACCTGTTTTCGCAGGCCGAGCACGACGAACTGGCGCAGGCGATCATGCTGTGCCCGGACGCCGGCTATATCGCCAAGGTTGAAGCGAGCATCCACAAGCTGCTGCCGACCATGCCGCGCGCGGACACCATCCGCACCTCGATGACCGACCGCGGCGCGCTGGTCAAGGTGCGCGACATGCAGGAAGCGTGCGACATCGCCAACGCCATCGCCGCCGAGCACCTGGAAATCTCGGCCGAAGACCCGCAGCAGTGGGCCGACCGCATCCGCCACGCCGGCGCCATGTTCCTCGGGCGCTTTTCGTCCGAGTCGCTGGGCGACTACTGCTGCGGCCCGAACCATGTGCTGCCGACCTCGCGCACCGCGCGTTTTTCGTCGCCGCTGGGCGTGTACGACTTCCAGAAGCGTTCCTCCGTCATTTTCGTGAGCGAAGCGGGCGCGCAAACGCTGGGCAAGGTCGCGGCCGAACTGGCCTACGGCGAAGGCTTGCAGGCGCACGCCCGCAGCGCCGAACTGCGATTGCGACCGGCGCAATGA
- the hisG gene encoding ATP phosphoribosyltransferase, which translates to MSTFSNPANSLILALSKGRIFDDTMPLLEAAGITVTENPETSRKLILATNDPHVRVIIVRASDVPTYVQYGAADFGVAGKDVLLEHGGEGLYQPIDLNIAKCRMSVAVNAGFDYDKAVRQGARLRVATKFVQTAREHFAAKGVHVDLIKLYGSMELAPLVGLSDAIVDVVSTGSTLRANNLVEVEEIMDISSRLVVNQAALKLKRERLQPILEAFERASRLNNQA; encoded by the coding sequence ATGAGTACATTCAGTAACCCGGCCAATTCCCTGATCCTGGCGCTGTCGAAAGGCCGCATCTTCGACGACACCATGCCGCTCCTGGAAGCGGCCGGCATCACCGTCACCGAAAACCCGGAGACCTCGCGCAAGCTGATTTTGGCGACCAACGATCCGCACGTGCGCGTCATCATCGTGCGCGCGTCCGACGTGCCGACCTACGTGCAGTACGGCGCCGCCGATTTCGGCGTGGCCGGCAAGGATGTCCTGCTCGAACATGGCGGCGAAGGCTTGTACCAGCCGATCGATTTGAACATCGCCAAATGCCGCATGTCGGTCGCCGTCAACGCCGGCTTCGACTACGACAAGGCGGTGCGCCAGGGCGCGCGCCTGCGCGTGGCCACCAAGTTCGTCCAGACCGCGCGCGAGCACTTCGCCGCCAAGGGCGTGCACGTCGACCTGATCAAGCTGTATGGTTCGATGGAGCTGGCGCCCCTGGTCGGCCTGTCGGACGCGATTGTCGACGTGGTCTCCACCGGCAGCACCCTGCGCGCCAACAACCTGGTCGAAGTCGAAGAAATCATGGACATTTCCTCGCGCCTGGTCGTCAACCAAGCCGCGCTCAAGCTCAAGCGCGAGCGTTTGCAACCGATACTCGAGGCGTTCGAACGCGCGTCGCGATTGAACAACCAAGCTTAA
- the murA gene encoding UDP-N-acetylglucosamine 1-carboxyvinyltransferase, translating to MDKLQVVGGKRLEGEIVISGAKNAALPILCAGLLTSGDLELSNVPRLHDVKTILKLLAQTGLKVTQDDEKVTLNGSAITTLEAPYELVKTMRASILVLGPLLARFGEAKVSLPGGCAIGSRPVDQHIKGLQALGADITIEGGYIHARCKKLKGARIRTDMITVTGTENLLMAATLAEGETVLENAAREPEVTDLANLLVAMGARIEGIGTDRLVIQGVAELHGARHAVISDRIEAATFLCAVAATGGDILLRNTRTDYFDVALDKLREIGLVMTMGPESIRAQMGGRPKPVSFRTTEYPGFPTDMQAQFMAVDTIASGSSRITETIFENRFMHVQEMNRLGASIQTEGNTAHVKGVDRLVGAPVMATDLRASASLVIAAMAAQGTTIIDRIYHLDRGYDRMEVKLSAVGADIVRIK from the coding sequence ATGGATAAGCTCCAAGTGGTCGGAGGCAAGCGCCTCGAAGGGGAGATCGTCATTTCGGGCGCCAAGAACGCGGCCCTGCCGATCCTGTGCGCCGGTCTGCTCACCTCGGGCGACCTGGAACTGTCGAACGTGCCGCGCCTGCACGACGTCAAGACCATCCTCAAGCTGCTGGCCCAGACCGGCCTGAAGGTGACGCAGGACGACGAGAAGGTGACCCTCAACGGCAGCGCCATCACCACCCTGGAAGCGCCGTATGAGCTGGTCAAGACCATGCGCGCCTCGATCCTGGTGCTGGGCCCCTTGCTGGCGCGCTTCGGCGAAGCCAAGGTGTCGCTGCCCGGCGGCTGCGCCATCGGTTCGCGTCCGGTCGACCAGCACATCAAGGGCTTGCAGGCGCTCGGCGCCGACATCACCATCGAAGGCGGCTACATCCACGCCAGGTGCAAAAAGCTCAAGGGCGCGCGCATTCGCACCGACATGATCACCGTCACCGGCACCGAGAACCTGCTGATGGCGGCCACCCTGGCCGAAGGCGAAACGGTGCTGGAAAACGCCGCGCGCGAACCGGAAGTGACCGACCTGGCCAACCTGCTGGTCGCCATGGGCGCCAGGATCGAGGGCATCGGCACCGACCGCCTGGTGATCCAGGGCGTGGCTGAACTGCACGGCGCCAGGCACGCGGTGATCTCCGACCGCATCGAAGCGGCCACGTTTCTTTGCGCCGTGGCGGCCACCGGCGGCGACATCCTGCTCAGGAACACCCGCACCGACTACTTCGACGTGGCGCTCGACAAGCTGCGCGAGATCGGCCTGGTGATGACCATGGGTCCCGAATCGATCCGCGCGCAGATGGGCGGCCGTCCCAAGCCGGTCTCGTTCCGCACCACCGAATATCCGGGTTTTCCGACCGATATGCAGGCCCAGTTCATGGCCGTCGATACCATCGCATCCGGCAGCAGCCGCATCACCGAGACGATTTTCGAAAACCGCTTCATGCACGTGCAGGAAATGAACCGCCTCGGCGCCTCGATCCAGACCGAGGGCAACACCGCCCACGTCAAGGGCGTGGACCGGCTGGTGGGCGCGCCCGTGATGGCGACCGACCTGCGCGCCTCGGCCTCGCTGGTGATCGCCGCCATGGCCGCGCAAGGCACCACCATCATCGACCGCATCTATCACCTCGACCGCGGCTACGACCGCATGGAAGTGAAGCTGTCGGCGGTGGGCGCCGATATCGTCCGCATCAAATAA
- a CDS encoding BolA family protein: protein MATTPELIHGYISAGLACTHLEVEGDGQHFTAVIVSPAFAGKRPIQRHQIVYAALGDRMREEIHALSMKTLTPEEYQG, encoded by the coding sequence GTGGCTACCACACCAGAACTCATCCACGGCTACATCAGCGCCGGTCTCGCATGCACCCACCTCGAAGTGGAGGGCGACGGCCAGCACTTCACCGCCGTCATCGTCTCGCCGGCGTTTGCCGGCAAGCGCCCGATCCAGCGTCACCAGATCGTCTACGCGGCGTTGGGCGACCGCATGCGCGAAGAAATCCACGCGCTGTCGATGAAAACGCTCACCCCTGAAGAATACCAAGGATAA
- a CDS encoding ABC transporter permease, whose translation MNMFSVGFQTLLYKEMLRFWKVATQTVAAPVLTAMLYLLIFGHVLEGHVNVRGVNYTAFLIPGLVMMSVLQNSFANSSSSLIQSKITGNLVFILLPPLSHWEILSAYVLASVVRGLTVGAGVFIATVWFAKLSFAAPLWIFAFALLGAAILGTMGVIAGIWAEKFDQLAAFQNFLIMPATFLSGVFYSIHSLPPFWLTVSHFNPFFYMIDGFRHGFFGQSDVSPWTSLAIVSAFFAVLAAIAINLLKRGYNLRH comes from the coding sequence ATGAATATGTTCTCGGTGGGCTTCCAGACCCTGCTCTACAAGGAAATGCTGCGCTTCTGGAAGGTCGCCACGCAAACCGTGGCCGCGCCGGTCCTGACGGCCATGCTGTACCTGCTGATCTTCGGCCACGTGCTCGAAGGGCACGTCAACGTGCGCGGCGTGAACTACACCGCCTTCCTGATTCCCGGCCTGGTGATGATGAGCGTGCTGCAAAATTCCTTCGCCAACTCCTCGTCCTCGCTGATCCAGTCCAAGATCACCGGCAACCTGGTGTTCATCCTGCTGCCGCCGCTGTCGCACTGGGAGATCCTGTCGGCCTACGTGCTGGCCTCCGTGGTGCGCGGCCTGACGGTCGGCGCGGGCGTGTTCATCGCCACCGTGTGGTTCGCCAAACTCTCGTTCGCGGCGCCCCTGTGGATCTTCGCGTTCGCGCTGCTGGGCGCGGCGATTCTCGGCACCATGGGCGTCATCGCCGGCATCTGGGCCGAAAAATTCGACCAGCTGGCCGCCTTCCAGAACTTCCTGATCATGCCCGCGACGTTTTTATCCGGCGTGTTTTACTCGATCCACTCGCTGCCGCCATTCTGGCTCACCGTGTCGCACTTCAATCCGTTTTTCTACATGATCGACGGCTTCCGCCACGGCTTCTTCGGCCAGTCCGACGTGTCGCCGTGGACCAGTCTTGCGATCGTGTCGGCCTTCTTCGCGGTACTCGCGGCAATCGCCATCAACCTGCTCAAGCGCGGCTACAACCTGCGCCACTAA